The genome window TCCGCGACCGCCTGGTTGTAGATCGCGGGCCCGATCTCTTCGACGAAGAAGGCGAGCAGCCCGCCGGCGGCGACGTTGCCGATGGGCTCCTCCATGTTCTGGTCGAAGTAGCGCTGGATCGAGGCGATGGCAGTGGTCCGGACTTGCTTGTCGAGTTCGATGGTCATGTCGGCTTTCTGGCGAGGGATGCCGGGCCGTTCAATTTATCACCTCCTCCACCCGGTTCACCAACTTCCCGATCTTCTCGATCTCGCATTCGATCACGTCGCCGTCCTTGAGCCACTGGCGCGGGTTCATCGCATAGCCGACGCCCGAGGGCGTACCGGTGGCGATCACGTCGCCCGGTTCCAGCGTCAGCCCCGAGGACAGCGACGCGATGCTGCGCGGGATGGAGAAGATCATCGCACCGGTGCTGGCGTCCTGGCGCTGCTCGCCGTTGACCTTGAGCGAGATGCGCAGCGCGTGGGGATCGCCGACGGCCTCGGGCGAGACGATCCAGGGGCCGAAGGGGCAGCTGCCGTCGATGGCCTTGCCCTTGAACCACTGGTCGTGGCGCTTCTGCAGGTCGCGGGCGCTGATGTCGTTGAGGATGGTATAGCCGAAGATGTGGCCGGGGGCGTCGGCTTCGGCGATGTCGCGGCCGCCCTGGCCGATCACGACGGCGAGTTCGACCTCGTAGTCCAGGCGGCGGGTGACGCGCTGGTCGTAGCGGACGGCGCCTTCGTGCGGGACGATGGCGGTCCAGGGCTTGGTGAAGAACTGCGGATGCTCGGGCACGTCGGTATCGAGATTGCGCGAGGCGTTATCTTCCTGGATGTGCTCCCTATAATTGCGGCCCAGGCAGAAGATGTTCTTGGGCGGACGCGGAATGGGCGCCAGCAGGCGGTAGCTGCCGGGCGAAACCGGGTGGGCGTCGGCGACGGCGGCGATGTCGCGGCACCAGGCCCAGGTGGCGGCGCCGCCGGCGGCCAGGTCGATCATGGTCAGGCGGCCGGTCTCGGGCCACGGGAAGGGCAGCGTGGCGCGCGGGGCGGCCTGGGCGAAGGCCTGGAGGTCGCAGATGCGGCCGTCGTCCAGGAAGAGTGCGGGCAGCGGGCGGCCGCCGAGTTCAATGGTGGCGAGTTTCATGGTTCGTTCCTGGCTGAAAGAATGCGGGTAGGCGCAACGATGGAGGCAAGGACATGGCGCCCAAGGTCAAGTCGGCCCAACGGGCCATAGAGATTCTGGAATTCTTCGCGCGGCGCAAGGCGCCCGCGACACTGAGCGAGATCGCGGCGGCGCTGGACTATCCGGCCTCGAGCACCCTGGCCCTGCTGCGCACGCTGAGCGAGATGGGCTATCTCGATCACTCGTCCAGCGAGCGGACCTTCGTGCCGACGGTGAAGGCGGCGCTGCTGGGCATCTGGGTCAACGATGCGCTGATGGCCGACGGTACGATCGCCCGCCTGATGTACCAGATGCGCGAGGAAACCGGCGGCACGCCCACGCTGGGCATACAGAGCGGCCACCACGTGCAGTACATCCACGTGGTGCGCGGCCCGGATGCCCTGCACCGGCGCGACGTGGCGCCGGGCACGCTGCGGCCGCTGCTGCGGTCGGCCATGGGCACCGTGCTGCTGTCGCTCAAGCCGCCTTCCGAGCTGTGGGCGCTGGTCAACCAGATCAACGCGCACGAACCGCCGGAGCACCGGGTGTCGATGGCGGAACTGGGCAAGCGCATCCAGCAGTACCGCGAAAGCGGCTATGCCTACAGCGAAGGCGTATCGACGCCGGGGGCCGGCATCATCACGACGTTGCTGGCCGCGCCGGCCCACCAGCCGCCAATGGCCCTGGGCATAGGCGCGAGCCTCGTGGCGCTGCGCGCCAAGAAGCTCGATTTCCTGAAGGCGCTGCAGCGGGTGGTGGAGCTTCATCGCAAGCATATGGAGGCCTTGCCGGACAAGTTCGGACACTGAGCAGAGCGCGCGTGCCGCACCGGTCCGGCCGTTTTCATTGCGCGACCAGCCCGGCTTTGTCGGCAACCGTGCGCAGCGTCGCGATTTCCTTCACGTTGAAGGCGCGCATCTGCTCGGGATCGCGCTTGAGCAGTTCGGAGCCGCCCTTTTCCGCGAACTCCTGCACCGGCCTGGAATCAAGCACCTCCTTCATGGTGTCGGCCAGGCGCCGCGTGATCGCGTCGCTGACTTCCGTGCGCGCCATCAACGCCGACCAGCCATAGATGGCGTAGTCGGGATAGCCGCTTTCGCGGATGGTGGGCACGTCCGGGAACTCGACGTGGCGTTTTTCGCCGGTGACCGCGAGGATGCGCAGCTTGGCGGCCTTGGCCGAAGGCGCCAGCGAGGCCACGCCGTCCATCGCCACGTCGATCTGCCCGCCGATCAGGTCGGTGTTCATCTGGCTGGTCGACTTGTACGAGATGGGCGTGAAGCGGATGCCGGCGATGCTGGAGAACCATTCGGTGGCCAGGCGGTAGCCCCAGGCGAAATTGCCGAAGTTCAGCTTCTCGGGTTGCGCCTTGGCCGCGGCGACGAGGTCGGCCAGTGTCTTGTACGGCGAGTTGGCCGGCACGGCGATGCCCAGCATGCTGCGGGTGACGCCCGAGATGGGCTTGAAGTCCTTGAGCGGATCGTAGGGCAGGTCCTTGACGAGAATGGGGTTGACCGACAGGTTGGTCCAGCTGCCCAGTACCAGGGTGTAGCCGTCGGCCGGCGCGTTCTTGGCCGCCATGATGCCGATGCGGCCGTCGGCGCCGGGCATGTTGTCCACGGTCACCGCCTGGCCGAGCCGGGTGGCGAGCTGCTGCGCGACGATGCGGCCGGAGTTGTCGCTGGTGCTGCCGGGCGCGAAGGGCACGATCAGGCGGATCGGCTGGGTGGGATAGGCGGCGTCGCGCGCCTGCGCGGCCGAGGCCGAAAGGACCAGTGCGCACAGGGCGCCGGCAAGATGCATGATCTTCATGGGTGGGTCTCCTTGGGATTATTGTCGTACCCGGGTTCGCCCCGGATGGCGTCAGGATCTCGCCTGGGCATCCTCGCGGTGCAGGAAGGCGGCGATCTGTTCGGGCGTGCGGCCCAGGCCGGCCAGGATCTCCGCCGTGTGCTGGCCCAGTGCCGGCGGCGGCGCGTTCAGGCCCGGGCCGTCGTGTTCGTAGCAAAAGCCCGCGTTCAGCACGCGCAGCGCCTGGGCGCCGGCCGGGATGGACAGCAGCAATTGCCGGTCGTCCAGGTGCGGCTGCGCCAGCGCCTCGGGCAGTTCGCGCACTTCGCCGGCCGGCACGCCGGCCGCGTTGAGCAGGGCCGCCCACTCGGCGGCGCCGCGGCCGGCCAGCGCCTGGCGGACCTCATGCTGCAAGGCCTCGCCATGGGCGACCCGCGTGCCGCGGTCCTGGAAGCGCGGATCGGCGATCAGGTCCTCGCGTTCGATCACGCGGCACAGCCGCTCGAACTGGTCCTGGCGGACCGCGCCCAGCGTCAGGTGCCCGGCCGCGGTGGGGAAGGTGTCGGCGGTGGGCGACATGCTGTAGCCGCGGTTGCCCTGCTTGGCGGGCCGCTTGCCGGTCAGCAGGTGCGGGCCGGCCATCGAGATCATCAGCACCAGCGCGGCGTCGTACATGGCCACGTCCACCTGCTGCGCCTGGCCGTCGCGGCCGCGCTGCAGCAGGGCCGAGACGATGGCGAAGGCGGCCAGCAGGCCCGAATAGGTGTCGACCGCCGGATAGCCGATGCGGATCGGCGGGGTGCCCGGTTCGCCGCTCAGGCTCATCATGCCCGAGGTGCTCTGGATGATCTGGTCGATCGCGGGCTGGTGGCGGAGCTCGCCGCGCTGGCCGTAGCCCGAGATCGAGCAGAAGACGATGCGCGGGTTGAGGGCCTTGCAGGCCTCGTAGCCCAGGCCCAGGCGGTCCATGACGCCGGGCCGGAAATTCTCGGTCACGACGTCGGCGCCGGCGATCAGCTCGCGCGCGACCGCCACGTCGGCGTCGCGCTTGAGATCGAGCACGACGGATTTCTTGCCCGAGTTGACCGACGCGAACGACGGTCCCATGCCGTCGGCATACTGGATGCCGCCGTAGTTGCGCATGGTGTCGCCGGCGGCCGATTCGATCTTGATGACCTCGGCACCGAGCAGGCGCAGGAAGTTGGTGGCGATGGGCCCCGACAGCACGTGCGTGAAGTCGACGACCCGGTAGCCTTGCAAGGGTTGAGGCACGGTCGGGTTCTCCTACTCGGCGACGCGGGGGAATTGCCCGGTGAAGACCGGCTTGCGGCGTTCGTTGAAGGCGCGCTTGGCCTCGCGGCCGTCGGGCGTCAGGCCCAGGTAGCGCTGCATCGGCGCGCCGGCCTCCATGTGGTTGCTGAAACCGGCCATGTCCAGCAGCAGGTTGGTCGCGCTCTTGGTGTAGCGGATGGCCAGCGGCGGCAGCTCGGCCAGCGCGGTCGCCAGTTCGTCCACGGTGGCATCGAAGTCCGCCGCCGGCACGCAGCGGTTGATCAGGCCCCATTCCAGCGCCTGCGGCGCGGGCAGGCGTCCGCCCAGCAGCGACAGCTCCAGCGAGCGGGCGCGGCCGATGGTGAACAGGAAGGCGCCGCCGCTATGGTTGCCGGCCTGGATCTCGCGCATCTGGAAGAAGGCGGTGTCGACGGCGACCACCAGGTCGCAGGACGTGGCCAGGTAGGCGCCGCCGCCGATGGCCGGACCGTTCACCGCCGCCACCACGGGCTTGGCGTTGCGCTGGATGCGCTGCCGGGCGGCCACGTTCCAGCGGCCGTAGGCGTCGATGGCCTGGGGATCGGCCTGGGCGGTGAAGCGCAGGTCCTGGCCGGCGCTGAAGATGTCGCCGGCGCCGGTCAGGATGGCGCAGCGGCAAGCCGGGTCGGCCTCGACCTCGTCGAAGGCAGCGACCAGTTCCTGGAAGGTCTGGAGATCGTGGGCGTTCTTGGCGTCGGGGCGGTCGATGACGACCCGCCAGATGGGGCCTGGTCTGTCTATCCTGATGTGCTGGGGCATGGTGTCTCCTGTCGTGGCCGCATGCATCGAATGCGGCGGATTATCTCGACGGGAAACACGGGGTAGACGCTGCTTTCACCCATGTGAAAGCGATTTCACGTATGTGAAAAACAAGGGGGTGTAACGGGAGCCTCAGGCGGCAAGCTCCTGGTGCAGCGTGGCCGCGACGCGTTCGAGAAAGGGGCGCGTGTTCAGCCAGGGCTGGTCCGGGTGCACGAGGGCCGCCAGGTCCCGGGTCATGAAGCCCGCCTCCACGGTCGCGGTGCAGGATCGTTCCAGCGCGGCGGCGAAGGCGGCCAGATCGGGCGTGCCGTCCAGTTCCGCGCGCTGCCGCAGCCCGCGCGCCCAGGCGTAGATGGAGGCGATGGGATTGGTCGAGGTTGCCCGGCCGGCCTGGTGCTCGCGATAGTGGCGCGTGACCGTGCCATGGGCGGCCTCCGCCTCGAAGGCCCGCCCGTCGGGCGTGATCAGCACCGATGCCATGAGGCCGAGGGACCCGTAGCCCTGGGCGACGGCGTCCGATTGCACGTCGCCGTCATAGTTCTTGCACGCCCAGATGTAGCCGCCCCGCCACCGGAGCGCGCTGGCCACCATGTCGTCGATCAATCGATGCTCGTAGGCCAGGCCGGCCGCGCGATAGGCCGATGCGAACTCGCTTTCGAAGATCTCCTGGAACAGGGCGGAGAAGCGCCCATCGTAGGTTTTGATGATGGTGTGCTTGGTCGACAGGTAGACGGGGTAGCGCCGCTGGAGCCCGTAGCGGAACACGGCGCGCGCGAAGCCGGCGATCGAGGCGTCGAGGTTGTGCATGGCCATGGCGATGCCCGGTCCGTCGGTGCGGCAGACTTCGCGCTCCAGCGCGGGTCCGCCGTCGTCGGGCGTGAAGCGCATGCTGAGCGTGCCGGGCCCCGGCAGTTCGAGCTGGCTGGCGCTGGAGTGGTCGCCGTAGGCGTGGCGGGCGATGACGATGGGCTGGTCCCAGTGCGGCACGAGGCGGGGAATGTTGGCGCAGCAGATGGGCTCGCGCAATACCGTGCCGTTCAGGATGTTGCGCAGGGTGGCGTTGGGACTGGGCAGCATGGCGGGCGAGCCGAATTCGCGCATGCGTGCCGCGTCGTGCGTGATCGTCGCGCACTTGACCGCCACGCCGTGGCGCAGCGTGGCGTGCGCGGCGTCCAGCGTCACCTGGTCGCGCGTCGCGTCGCGATTGCGCAGGCCGAGATCGAAGTACTGCAGTTCGCCATCGACGTGAGGCAGGATCAGCGCTTCCTTGATCCAGGCCCAGATGACGCGGGTCATTTCATCGCCATCGATCTCGACGATGGGATGACGAAAGGTGATCTTGCGCATGCGGTCTGGCTCAGCGGTCGTGGCGCGGGAAGCCCCCGGGTTCGGCGTCCAGCCAGCGCAGCATCGCATGCCATTCCAGTTCGCCGTAGGGCCGGCGCGTGCCGGGCTGGTAGAGATGCGCGGAGCGCGCCAGGACCTCTTCCGACGGAATGCGGATCTGCCCGATGCCGCCCGCCATGGCGTCGACCTGGGCACGGCAGGCCATCTCGAGCTGGTACATGAGGTTGAACGCCTGCGCGATCGACGGCGCACAGACCAGCAGGCCGTGGTTGCGCAGGATCATGGCGTTGTGCGGGCCGAGATCGGCGATCAGGCGCGCCTGTTCCGCCAGGTCGACGGCCGGACCCTCGAACGCGTGTTCGGCGATGTGCCCGTGGAAGCGCGAAGCCGTCTGGGTGATGGGCAGCAGGCCGCAGTCCATGGCGGACACCGCCATGCCCGCGCGGGTATGGGTATGGATGATGCAGTGCACGTCGGGCCGCGCCCGATGGATGCAGCCGTGGATCACGTAGCCGGACCGGTTGATGCCGTACGCGGTGGCCGGACTGCGATGGACGTGGCCGCCGTAGTCGATCTCCACGAGGCTGGACGCGGTGATCTCCTTGTACAGCAGCCCGTAGAGATTGATCAGCAGGCGCTCGTGCTTGCCCGGGATCTGCGCGGTGATGTGGTTGTAGATCATGTCCGTCATGCCGTACCGGTCCATCAACCGGTAGCACGCGGCCAGGTCCGTGCGGGTGTGCCATTCGGCGGCGTCGACCGTGTCTTTGATCGATGGGAAATCGGTGGAGTAGTCTGGGTTCACGCAATGCTCCTGCTTCCGCCGCACAGACGGATGATGTAGTCTGCCGCGACGCGTCCGCGGCAGCCGGCCGGATCATCTTAAGGCGGCCATCCCGCCTGCCGCCATCCAAAATACTTCATCCAGTTTTTAGAAAAACTAATGCTGGAGCGTGGCCATGAACCCTCAGCTTCCTCCCTTGAATCCGCTGCGTGTGTTCGAGAGCGCGGCGCGCCACCTGAGCTTCACCGAGGCGGCCGCCGAACTGCACATCACGCCGGGCGCCGTCAGCCACCAGATCAAGGCGCTGGAGACCTGGCTGGGATTCGCGCTGTTCGACCGCACCGAGCGGCCGCCCCGGCTGACGCGCGGCGGCGAGGTCTACGCGAAGGGGCTCAGCGTCGCGTTCGGACAGATCGTGCGCGCCACGCAGGAACTGGTGGCCTCGGGCTCGGCGCAGGTCTTGACGGTAAGAGGGCATACGACCTTTTTCCTGCGCTGGCTGATTCCGCTGCTGCCCGCCTTCCAGCATGCTCATCCGACGATCAAGATCCGTCTGGCAGCCAGCGTGGACGCGGTCGATTTCCGCCGCGACACCGTGGACGTCGGCATCCTGTACGGCGACGGGCCATGGGAGGGGCTGCGCGGCGATCTGTTGTTCAGCGATGCGCTGACGCCCGTCATGGCGCCGGCACTGGCGGCTACCCTGCCCGCCCAAGCCAGCACCGCGGCCTTGCTCAAGCTGCCGCTGCTGCATTCGAACCGGCGGCCGCAGCACTGGCCCGACTGGATCGCCGCGGCGGGCGCGGCAAGAAAGGTCTCGGCCGGCGATGTCTACTACGAAGACCTGAGCGTGATCTACCAATGCGCCATACAAGGGCTGGGCGTCGCGCTGGGCCAGCTTCGCTACGTGGCCAGGGACCTCGAACAAGGCGTGCTGGTGGCGCCGCATCCCTTCGTGCTGCGCCGCCCGCGCGGCTATCACCTGGTCTGTCCGCAGGCGCGTGCCGACGACGCGAAGATCCGCGCCTTCCGCGAATGGCTCGTGGCCTGCGGCGCCGCCCAGTCGTTAGAAAAGTTCAAGGCCGAGTGAGAAATACTGGTTTGTGCGCGGTGGCGGGCCCCTTCTACGATCAGCGGCAATTCGACGGTCTCCCAAGCAGGGGCCGCCGGCGTTCAAGGAGACCTCATGCCGTATTCCGCCAGGATCACGTCTGCTTTCCCGCCGTCCCGCCATCGGCTGCGCCTGCGCGCCGGCCGCCTGCTGGCGGCTTCGATCATGGGCTGTGCCTGCGCCGCGGCCGTCGCGGCTCCCTATCCGGACCGTCCCATCCGCATGATGATCCCGTTTCCTCCGGGCGGACCGAATGACGTGCTGGGCCGGCTGCTGGCAACCGAGGTGGGCAAGGACCTGGGCCAGCCCATCGTCATCGAGAACAAGGGCGGCGCGGGCGGCACCATAGGCGCGGACATGGTGGCCAAGGCGGCGCCGGATGGCTACACGCTGTTGCTGGGCGGCACCGCGTCGCTGGGAATCGCGCCCAGTCTGTATTCCAGGCTGCCCTACGATGCCGTGGCGGATTTCGCGCCGGTCGGCATGGTCGGCACGTCGCCTTCCCTGTTGGTCGTGGGCGCGCGCCAGCCATTTCGCGACGTCGGGGATTTGATCGCCCGGGCCAAGGCCGCGCCGGGCAAGCTCAACTTTGCTTCCGCGGGCGTCGGCACGCCGACCCATCTTGCCGCGGAACTGTTCAAGACCATGGCGGCGGTCGACATCGTGCACGTGCCCTACAAGGGAGGAGGCCCCGCCTTGAACGACCTGCTGGCGGGGCAGGTGGAAATGTACTTCTCGGGTATCGTCGCGGCGGTGCCGCTGGTGAACCAGGGGTCGCTGCGGGCCCTGGCCATCACCAGCGATCAGCGCAGCGAGCAGATGCCCGATGTGCCGACGATGTCGGAAGCGGGACTGCCCGGCTACGAGATCCAGAACTGGTTCGCCATCTTCGCTCCGGCGGGCACGCCCCAGCCCGTGGTCGATCGCCTGAACAAGAGCCTGGCCAGGTTCCTGGCGCTGCCCGCGGTGCGGAGCAAGATGCGCGAACTGAACGTGGATCCGCGCAGCTCCACGCCGCAGGAGCTGGCCGCCTACCAGGGCAAGGAATTGCGGAAGTGGTCGGCGCTGGTTAAGCAGGCGGGAATCACGCCCGAGTAGCGAGGCCCAGCGCTGACCGTCTCCAGCACGGCTTATTGCGGTTCGATGCCCGCCGCCTGGATCACCGGCTTCCACTTGGCCGTCTCGGCCTTGATGCGGGCGGCGAACACGTCGGGCATTTCACCCAGCGGCGTGATGCCGGCGTTCTCGAGCTGCGCGCGGAAGGCCGGTTCGTTGATCATCTTGCGGCCTTCCTCGGCCAGCTTGGCGACCACGTCCGCCGGCATGCCGGCCGGGCCCATCAGTCCGTTCCAGGTGTCGACCTCGTGGCCCGGGTAGGTTTCCGCGATGGTGGGCACCGAAGGCAGCTGCGGCAGGCGCTTGTCGCTGGAAACCGCCAGCAGCGTGAGCTTCTCGGGCGTCTTGGCGTAGGACATGACTTCCGAGACGCTGGCGCTGTACATGTCGATCTGTCCGGCCAGCACGTCGGCCAGGGCCGGCGCGCCGCCACGGTAGGGAACGGTGGTGGCCGTGACGCCGACGCGGCTCAGGAACAGCAGCGCCGACAGATGGGTGAGGGTGCCGTTGCCGCCGTGGCCCACGTTCAGCTTGCCGGGGTTGGCCTTGGCATAGTTGACGAGGTCGGTCACGGTGCGGAAGTTGCGCTGGGGATTGACCGCCAGCACGAAGGGGTTGCCGCCCACGTTGACGATGGGGGCGAGGTCGCGGATCGGGTCGTAGCGGATCTTGTTGGTCATGGGCGCCGTGACGATCTGCGTCATGGTCGCCATGAATAGCGTGTAGCCGTCGGGCTGGGCACGCGCGACCTGCTCGGCGGCGATGGTGCCCGCCGCGCCGCCCTTGTTGTCCACGATGAAGGGCTTGCCGAAGACCTTGCCCATGCGCTCGGCCATCATGCGGGCCATCATGTCGGTGTTGCCGCCCGGAGCGAACGGCACCACGATGGTGACCGGCCGGCTGGGCCAGGCGTCGGCGGCCAGGGCGGCGGCGGGCCCCGCGGCGATCGCGGCCGCCGCCAGGCCCACGGGAATGCGGCGCAGCCATTGCTGGAGGGGTTTCATGAGGTTGTCTCCTTCATCGGTTGTCATTGTCGTCGGTGGAGCAGGCCGCCGTTCGATGCGAGCGCGACCGGCGGCCGGAAAAACGGGCGCGAAAAGGGCCTCCCGCGTGCGCGCAGGCGCCGCGGTCATGCCGATGGAAAGAGTCCCCTTCCGTGCCGGATTCACATGTGCTGGGCTGGCGGGCGCCTTCGATGCCGGCGCCCGTGCTCAGTCTTTTTTTCCTGCTTCTTCTTTCTTGCCGTCCTTGGCCGCCAGTACCGCGGCGGGCGGCTGGACGACGAAGTGGGCGAGGCGATGCCGGTCGAACGATTCCAGGTTGCGTTCCCAGGTTTGCGGCTGGTGGTCGGCGTCTACCGGGATCTGGTCCATGTCGGTATAGATCTCGACGTTGTTGCCGTCCGGATCCTTGAACACCAGGAACCAGTTCGCCCCGGGGCCGTGTTGGCCGATACCGCGTTCGATGGTCACGCCCAGCCGACGCGCCACGTCCACGGCGCGGCGCATTTCCTCGACCGATTCCACGTAGTACGAGAAGTGCTCGAGGCCGGGGCGCGTATAGCGCGGCAGCTCGTCGCGGTCGGGCGAGTTGTCGGGGATGCGCGACAGGGCCAGGTCGTGGTGGTCTTCGCCCGCCCGCAGGAAGACCATCTGGTCGCCGATGCGGTCGGACACGCGCAGCCCCATGACCTCGGTATAGAAACGCGTGGAGGCTTCCAGGTCGCGCACCATCAGGACCAGGTGCCCGAGCTTGCGCGTACGGATGGGGGCGACCGGTTGCTGGTCGGTGGATGTCACGTCTGCCTCCTTGCCTATCGGCTTTCCTGCACGACGGTGTTCTCGATCGTGCCGATGTTCTCGATGTGCGCCACCATCTTGTCCCCCGCCTTCAGGTACATGCCGCGCCCCATGCCCACGCCATCGGGCGTGCCGGTGGCGATGAGGTCGCCGGGATGCAGGGTCAGGATGCGCGACAGGTAGGCGATCTGCTCGGCCACCGAGAAGATCATTTCCGAGGTGCTGCCGTCCTGCATGGTTTCGCCGTTGACCGCCAGCGACATGCGCAACTGCTGGGGGTTGCCGATGCAGCCCGCCGGCACCAGCCAGGGACCCATGGGGCCGAAGGTGTCGAAGCTCTTGCCGCGGAACCAGTCGTGGGTGAAGGGATAGTCGGTGCGGCGGTTGAGGTCGCGCGCGCTGATGTCGTTGAAGACGGTATAGGCGGCGATGGCCGACAGCGCGTCGTCGACCGACACGTGGCGGCAGGTCTTGCCGATGACCACGCCCAGCTCCACTTCCCAATCGAGCCGGCTGGTCTCGGGTGGCATCTGGACGTTTTCGCCGGTGGCGACGACGCTGGTCTCGGCCTTCATGAAGATGTAGGGCTGGCTTTCGCTGCGCGCCGCCAGCTTGGTGCCCATCTCGTCGGCGTGTTCGTAGAAATTGGAAGCCGTCGCGAAGATGCGGCGGGGCTGGTAGGGGACCGCATAGGTGGCGCCTTCCACCGCGGCGAGCCGGCCGCTGGCGGCAAGCTGGGCGGCGCGATCGGCCATGGTGGCGATCAGCGGGCCGCTGCCGGCCCAATCCGCGATCACCGCGCCGATGTCCTGCGCCACGCGGGCCGGGTCCACGTCGCAGGCCTTCGCCAATTGCGCCAGGTCGTACAGGGTGTCGTTGACCACCAGGCCAGGATGCTTGCTGCCATTGCGCTGATAAGTCGCCAGACCGTGCCAGTTCACGGGATCTCCTCGTTGCTGTCCATGTTGAATCCAGGGGAAGCGAGCCGGCGTGGCCGCCATTTCCACCCCCTGTTTTGGAATACTTTAAGTGTATCGTGTATACACGTCAACTGGTTTACGATAATTTTTATGGCATGTGTGTGCCAGGAAGATGTCCTGAAGAACTCTGGCCAAGGGGGCCGAGGTGCCCCTCGATTTGTATGCAGATTCGCGTGAATGTGTTCAATGATGGGGCACGAGCATATCCGCATGCCGTTCGTGTTCATGCCGGGATGGGTGCCGCGTATAATCCGCGGGCATTCGATGGCCCATATAGAAGGATGCTTTCGTGACCACCATTGCCGCTCGGATCAGCCAGTCGCTGGCTGACGAGATCATCGCGGGTACCCTGGCCCCGGGCGAAAAGCTCGAGGAGCCCTCGCTGGCGGAGCGTTTCCAGGTATCGCGTACCCCCATCCGCGAGGCGCTGCGCCTGCTCAACGCCCGTGGCCTGATCGAACTGGTGCCGCGCCGGGGCGGCGTGGTGGCCAACGTCAGCGCCGAGCAGCTTGCCGACATGCTGGAGGCGCTGTGCGAACTGGAGTCGCTGTGCTGCCGCATCGCCACCCAGCGCATGAGCGCGATGCAGCGCCGCCAGCTCGAACTGCTGCACGAGGAAACCCAGCAGGTGTCCGAGCGCGGCGATGCCGACGCCTATCTCAAGCTCAACGCGCGCTTCCACCAGCTCATCTGCCAGGGCACGCAGAACCAGACCCTGGTGGCGCAGGTGGAAAACCTGCGTGACCGGCTGGCGCCGGTCCGCGCCGCGCAAAGCGGCGTCGAGCGCCGCTTCGAGACTTCCCACCGCGAACACGAGAAAATCGTGGAAGCGGTGCTGGCCGGGCAGCCCGAGCAGGCCTACCTGGCCATGCGCAGCCACACCACCCGGCTGACGCTCCATGTGATGGAGCAGATCGAGGAGCAGCGCGCCGGGGCACACGGCTGACCGCCCTTCCCGGACGGAACGGACGCCTCAGGCCAGGGCGGTAGGCAACGGCGCGTCGTCCCC of Pigmentiphaga sp. H8 contains these proteins:
- a CDS encoding DUF2164 domain-containing protein, with the protein product MTIELDKQVRTTAIASIQRYFDQNMEEPIGNVAAGGLLAFFVEEIGPAIYNQAVADVQERLQVRLSEIDLEVHEEEFAYWRKYDQAGKGRR
- a CDS encoding fumarylacetoacetate hydrolase family protein, which codes for MKLATIELGGRPLPALFLDDGRICDLQAFAQAAPRATLPFPWPETGRLTMIDLAAGGAATWAWCRDIAAVADAHPVSPGSYRLLAPIPRPPKNIFCLGRNYREHIQEDNASRNLDTDVPEHPQFFTKPWTAIVPHEGAVRYDQRVTRRLDYEVELAVVIGQGGRDIAEADAPGHIFGYTILNDISARDLQKRHDQWFKGKAIDGSCPFGPWIVSPEAVGDPHALRISLKVNGEQRQDASTGAMIFSIPRSIASLSSGLTLEPGDVIATGTPSGVGYAMNPRQWLKDGDVIECEIEKIGKLVNRVEEVIN
- a CDS encoding IclR family transcriptional regulator — its product is MAPKVKSAQRAIEILEFFARRKAPATLSEIAAALDYPASSTLALLRTLSEMGYLDHSSSERTFVPTVKAALLGIWVNDALMADGTIARLMYQMREETGGTPTLGIQSGHHVQYIHVVRGPDALHRRDVAPGTLRPLLRSAMGTVLLSLKPPSELWALVNQINAHEPPEHRVSMAELGKRIQQYRESGYAYSEGVSTPGAGIITTLLAAPAHQPPMALGIGASLVALRAKKLDFLKALQRVVELHRKHMEALPDKFGH
- a CDS encoding tripartite tricarboxylate transporter substrate binding protein, with translation MKIMHLAGALCALVLSASAAQARDAAYPTQPIRLIVPFAPGSTSDNSGRIVAQQLATRLGQAVTVDNMPGADGRIGIMAAKNAPADGYTLVLGSWTNLSVNPILVKDLPYDPLKDFKPISGVTRSMLGIAVPANSPYKTLADLVAAAKAQPEKLNFGNFAWGYRLATEWFSSIAGIRFTPISYKSTSQMNTDLIGGQIDVAMDGVASLAPSAKAAKLRILAVTGEKRHVEFPDVPTIRESGYPDYAIYGWSALMARTEVSDAITRRLADTMKEVLDSRPVQEFAEKGGSELLKRDPEQMRAFNVKEIATLRTVADKAGLVAQ
- a CDS encoding CaiB/BaiF CoA-transferase family protein, with the translated sequence MPQPLQGYRVVDFTHVLSGPIATNFLRLLGAEVIKIESAAGDTMRNYGGIQYADGMGPSFASVNSGKKSVVLDLKRDADVAVARELIAGADVVTENFRPGVMDRLGLGYEACKALNPRIVFCSISGYGQRGELRHQPAIDQIIQSTSGMMSLSGEPGTPPIRIGYPAVDTYSGLLAAFAIVSALLQRGRDGQAQQVDVAMYDAALVLMISMAGPHLLTGKRPAKQGNRGYSMSPTADTFPTAAGHLTLGAVRQDQFERLCRVIEREDLIADPRFQDRGTRVAHGEALQHEVRQALAGRGAAEWAALLNAAGVPAGEVRELPEALAQPHLDDRQLLLSIPAGAQALRVLNAGFCYEHDGPGLNAPPPALGQHTAEILAGLGRTPEQIAAFLHREDAQARS
- a CDS encoding enoyl-CoA hydratase/isomerase family protein; this encodes MPQHIRIDRPGPIWRVVIDRPDAKNAHDLQTFQELVAAFDEVEADPACRCAILTGAGDIFSAGQDLRFTAQADPQAIDAYGRWNVAARQRIQRNAKPVVAAVNGPAIGGGAYLATSCDLVVAVDTAFFQMREIQAGNHSGGAFLFTIGRARSLELSLLGGRLPAPQALEWGLINRCVPAADFDATVDELATALAELPPLAIRYTKSATNLLLDMAGFSNHMEAGAPMQRYLGLTPDGREAKRAFNERRKPVFTGQFPRVAE
- a CDS encoding NADP-dependent isocitrate dehydrogenase → MRKITFRHPIVEIDGDEMTRVIWAWIKEALILPHVDGELQYFDLGLRNRDATRDQVTLDAAHATLRHGVAVKCATITHDAARMREFGSPAMLPSPNATLRNILNGTVLREPICCANIPRLVPHWDQPIVIARHAYGDHSSASQLELPGPGTLSMRFTPDDGGPALEREVCRTDGPGIAMAMHNLDASIAGFARAVFRYGLQRRYPVYLSTKHTIIKTYDGRFSALFQEIFESEFASAYRAAGLAYEHRLIDDMVASALRWRGGYIWACKNYDGDVQSDAVAQGYGSLGLMASVLITPDGRAFEAEAAHGTVTRHYREHQAGRATSTNPIASIYAWARGLRQRAELDGTPDLAAFAAALERSCTATVEAGFMTRDLAALVHPDQPWLNTRPFLERVAATLHQELAA
- a CDS encoding class II aldolase/adducin family protein, translated to MNPDYSTDFPSIKDTVDAAEWHTRTDLAACYRLMDRYGMTDMIYNHITAQIPGKHERLLINLYGLLYKEITASSLVEIDYGGHVHRSPATAYGINRSGYVIHGCIHRARPDVHCIIHTHTRAGMAVSAMDCGLLPITQTASRFHGHIAEHAFEGPAVDLAEQARLIADLGPHNAMILRNHGLLVCAPSIAQAFNLMYQLEMACRAQVDAMAGGIGQIRIPSEEVLARSAHLYQPGTRRPYGELEWHAMLRWLDAEPGGFPRHDR